The genomic interval CACCGTGGTCGGTTCCCGCATGGCGATCCGGGTTCGGTATTTCAGTCGTGTGGTCCAGCTCGACCGGGCCGGTCGGCCAATTGGCTCCGCGGCGTTACTCATTGCGCAAACCCCGCATGCGCAGCGGTCGCATAATCTGTTTCATATCTCTCCTCCCGTGCTCGCCGCCACCTGCCATCTGTGGGCTTTCCTGTTTGCACTCCCGTGCATCGCGGAAGGCGATATGGCCGTGGATCGACGATCTGATGCCCACGCTTGCAGCATTTTCCAGGAGAGTCAAAGGGAAAATTATAAATATAACACGCAAGTGCAATAAAAAATATCAGCTAAATAACTGATAAAATTATATTTTCTATAACTCTAGAAACTATGATGAGATAATAATGCACATATGTGCATAACTACGAATGCTACTCGTTCGGCAAGCGAATGGCGAGGCAGACGGTTGGGAAATTGGCGCGTAATGCCTCGCTTGCCGAAAGCATGGGCGGCCCGGGCCGGCGCGTTCCGAGCAGCCGGGAGGCGCGGCGATATACGCTCGCGTCCGTTTTTCTGGAAGAAAGCGGCCCTGATGACCGACGTGCCGATACTGATTCCAGGCTACGTTCCGGCCGCCATGACTTGTCTATTAGGTGCGGGCTGGTGGCTTTCGCGTTCTCCCCGCGGTTCAAGGGCGGGTGAGAGGCAAAGCTGTTGGCGCGGCGCTTGTGCCGCGCCGGCGGTCAGGCGAAGATCACGCCCTTGCGCAGGATGAAATTGCCGTAGGGGCGCATTTCGCTGGACTGGACCACGGCAAATGCCTCCTTGGCGCGCTCGTAGAAGGCGAACCGTTCCAGCCCGACCGGCTTGTGGCCAAGGGCGTCGAGCGTCGGCATGGACTCAGCGATCACCGGCGGCACGGTTTGGGGTTCGCCAACCACCTGCATGGTGAGGACGGGGTCGGGCTCGAACTCATCGAGCGGCAGCAAGGACGTGATCGCCGACAGAGCCTGAAGCGCGTCGCAGCCGATCGAAAGCGCCGAGCCGTAGACGGTCTGCTCGCCAACGGAGGCAGCGGGGAAATTGGCGTCCACGATCACGATCTCGTCGCCATGACCCATCATGGCGAGCACGTGCAGCAGGTCGGGTCCGAGAAGCGGGTCAATCCCTTTCAGCATCAGGTTTCCTTTCAGGGCAGCGGGTTGCGGGCCCACGCTCGAATTGTCGCCGTGGAAAAGAGCCCATCGGCCTGTCTTATGGCTTGCCCGATCCGAAAGCAAGACGGTCCACGCCTGCGCGATTTCACGACGTTTTGCGCCGTTTGCCTATCCCATGTCCCGCAGCTATAGTGCCACAAAAACAAAAGCCAAGTTGCGGGAAGGAAACGACTTTCTGCTCAGGCGGGGAGCCGCGATGACCTTCGAGCAATTGCGCATCTTTGTCGAAGTGGCCGAGCGGCAGCATGTCACGCAGGCGGCGCAGGCACTCAATATCGCCCAGTCTGCGGCCAGCCACGCGATCGCCCAGCTCGAGGCGCGCTATGACGTGCAGCTTTTCTACCGCGTCGGGCGGCGGATCGAACTGTCCGAGGCCGGCCGCGCCTTGCTTGCCGAAGCGAGCGCGATCCTCGGGCAGGTGGAGCGCGCCGAACTGGCGCTGAGCGAGTTCAGCACGTTTTTGCGCGGGACGCTGCTGGTCGAGGCGAGCCAGACGATCGCGAGCTACTGGCTGCCGGCTCGGCTTGCCGCCTTCCGCCGCGCCCATCCCGGCATCAACCTGCGCATGAAGATCGAGAATACCCAGCAGGTCGCAGACGCGGTGCTGACGGGGGCGGTGGAGCTCGGCTTCGTCGAGGACGAGGTCGCGCATCCGCAACTTGTCTGTCACCCCGTCGCCGCCGACCGGCTGATCGTCGTCGTCGCGCCCGATCATCCCTGGGCGGGGCTGAAGCGGCTCGATCCCGCGAAAATGTCGGAAAGCGACTGGGTGCGGCGCGAGACCGGATCCGGCACGCGCTCCGCCTTCGAACACGCAGCCCTTGCCATGGGTGCGGATGTGGCGGGTTTCCGCATCGCGATGGAACTGCCGTCCAATGAAGCGGTGCGCGCGGCCGCCGAAGCCGGGCTCGGGGCGGCGGCGATGTCGGCTTCGGTCGCGGCGCCCAGCCTGGAGGCCGGCCTGCTGCACCATGTCCCGATCGAATTGCCCGAACGCCAGTTCATCGCCCTGCGCCTCGCAGCCCGCCGTCCGACCCGGGCGGTGACAGCGTTCCTGAGCCAGCTTGGCATTGTCGAAGCGGTCAATGACGCGGAGGCCGAAGGGCAGGGTTGAGCCCTAGGCTCGGCGCGATGTATGGGCGATGCCTCCCATAAATGATCGGTGGACCGGATTTCGTGTCCGCAATCCATCTTGAATCCAGATCGATTGCATCCGATCACAGTATTGGACCGCCTTGCCCGGCTTCTCTACCTTTGCGCTAACCGGAATTCCGGATGAGGAAGCCGACAATGCGCAACGCCAGTCACGAAGGTATCAAACCGCAGGCCGATCATAGGGTCGAAAGCCCGGATGCGGGCAGCGCCTTGACCGGGCCGCAATTCCCGCCCGAAGGCCATGAGCCCGACTACCGCTTCACGCTTGCCAATGAACGGACCTTCCTTGCCTGGGTGCGCACGGCGTTGGCGCTTCTGGCCGGCGCGGTGGGGCTGATGCATTTCGCCAAACCGCTGACCGGCCTCGACCCCGACAAGCTCTTCGGCATCGCGCTGGCTTCAGCCGGCCTCGTGGCGATCGTCTATGCGACCTGGCGCTGGCACAGCGTCCAGCGGGCCATGTCGCATGACGCGCCGCTGCCCGGCGGCACGGCCATCTGGTTCCTGTCCGGCCTCATCATCTTGACCGGCAGTCTCGCCGGGATCACCGCGCTCGTCAGCGGAGGTCTGCTGTGATCGGGAAAGGACAGGCTCATGAGCGAACGTCTCATCCCCGGCCGACCCGGATTGCAGCCCGAGCGGACGGACCTCTCCTGGGTGCGCACCGCGCTGGTGGTTGCCATCAATGGTGGACTGCTGCTTCTGCGCGAGGGCGGGACGCCGGGCCTGCTCTCAATCCTTGGCGGCAGCTTCGCCATGGCGCTTGCCATCATGATGGTGCTGACCGGGATGAGGCGTACGCGTCTGCTGCGTCTGCGTCCGCTGCCGCTTCACCTCGCGCCGCGACAGGAAGTGCTGATCACCGGCATCTCTGTCGCTCTGCTGGGAGCGCTCACGCTCCTGATGATCGTCGTTCGCTGACCACGGCGGCATCCCCATCGTTTCCGACCGTTCCCACACTTGAAGGAGCCTCAGATGGTGCGCAATGATCGCGGGGCGAACGCCGCCCCATCGCAGCAAGCCCTGCGTGACAGTGCCGCCCCGGATGAGGGCGATGGCGTCGTCACCTCCCCCAAGGTCGGCGACCATGTGGCGAAGACCACCTGCTACATGTGCGCCTGTCGCTGCGGGATCGACGTCCATATCCGCGATGGCAAGGTGCGCTACATCAGCGGCAACAAGGACCATCCGGTCAATCGCGGCGTGTTGTGCGGCAAGGGCAGCGCCGGCATCATGCAGCACTACAGCCCGGCGCGGCTCAGGAAGCCGCTGTTGCGCACCGGGCCGCGCGGCAAGGGCGAATACCGCGAGATCGAGTGGGACGAAGCGCTCTCTATCGTCACCGAGCGGCTTGCCCGCATCCGTTCCACGGACCCGAAGAAGCTCGCCTTCTTCACCGGCCGCGACCAGTCGCAATCGCTGACCGGCTGGTGGGCGACGCAGTTCGGCACGCCGAATTTCGCCGCCCATGGCGGCTTCTGTTCGGTCAATATGGCCGCGGCCGGCCTCTATTCCATCGGCGGCGCGTTCTGGGAATTCGGCGAGCCCGACTGGGAGCGCTCGAAATATTTCATGCTGTTCGGCGTCGCCGAGGACCATGATTCCAATCCGATCAAGATCGGCCTCGGCAAGCTCAAGGCCAATGGCGCCAAGGTGGTGGGCGTCAATCCCTGTCGCACCGGCTATAACGCGATCGCGGATGAATGGATCGGCATCCGCCCGGGCACGGACGGGCTGTTTGTGCTGGCGCTGGTGCATGAGCTGCTGCGCGCAGGCAAGGTCGATCTCGATTACCTGATCCGCTACACCAATCTGCACCAACTGGTCATTCGCGACGAGGGGGCCGCCGATGACGGCCTGTTCCTGCGCGATGGCGACGGCAATATCCTGAGCTGGGAGCGCGAGAAAGGCACAACCGCGATTTCCAGCGATCCGGCGATCGCGCCGGCGCTGACCGGCACCTTTCAGGCGCTGGGCCGCACCGTCAGCCCTGCCTTCCAGCTTCTCGCCGAGCGCTATCTGTCGAAGGACTACGCGCCGGATGCGGTTGCCGACAAGTGCGGCGTACCCGCCGACACCATCCGTCGCATCGCGGCGGAACTGGCGAAGGTCGCCTTCGAGGAGGAAATCGAGATCCCCGTCGCCTGGACCGACTGGGCGGGCCGCGAGCACAAGACGATGAAGGGCCGCCCGGTCTCGATGCACGCCATGCGCGGCATCTCGGCCCATTCCAACGGTTTTCACACCTGTCGCGCCCTTCACCTGCTTCAGGTTCTGCTTGGAACCGTCGATGTGCCCGGCGGCTTTCGCTACAAGCCGCCCTATCCGAAGCCGGTGCCGCCGCCGCTGAAACCTGCCGGCAAGGATGGCGGCAAGCCGAACACGCCGCTTGGCGGCGCGCCGCTCGGCTTCGTCACCGATCCCGCCGACCTGCTGGTGGATGAGAATGGTGGGCCCGTGCGCATCGACAAGGCCTATTCCTGGCAGGCGCCGTTCTCCGCCCACGGGCTGATGCATATGGTGATCCGCAACGCCTATGAGGGCGATCCCTATCCGATCGACACGCTGTTTCTCTACATGGCGAACATGGCATGGAACTCGTCGATGAACACATCCGAGACGACGCGGATGCTGACGGCGAAGGACGAGAACGGCGAGTACAAGATCCCGTTCATCATCTATTCCGACGCCTATCATTCCGAGACGGTTTCCTATGCCGATCTGGTGCTGCCGGATACGACCTATCTGGAACGCCACGACTGCATCAGCCTGCTCGACCGGCCGATCAGCCATGCGGACGGGCCGGGCGATGCGATCCGCCACCCGGTTCTCGAACCCGACCGCGACGTGCGCGGCTTCCAGTCGGTGCTGATCGATATCGGCGCGCGGCTGGGGCTTCCGGGTTTCGTCAACGAGGATGGCAGCGCGAAATATCGCGATTATGCCGATTACATCGTGAACCATGAACGCAGCCCCGGCATCGGTCCGCTTGCCGGCTGGCGCGGCGAGAACGGCGACCAGCACGGCCGCGGTGCGCCGAACAGGAACCAGCTCAAGCGCTATATCGAACATGGCGGCTTCTGGCATCACGATTTCAGGCCGGAAGAGCGTTTCTACAAGATGGCCAACAAGGCCTATCTGGAGACGGCGGTGCAGTTCGGCTTTCTGTCGAAACCCGAACCGATCATCTTCCAGATCTATTCCGAACCGCTGCAGCGCTTCCGCCTTGCCGCGAAGGGCCACGGCCCGATCCAGCCGCCCGAGGCCGAACGCGACCGCGTCGCCACCCATTTCGATCCGCTGCCATTCTGGTCCGAGCCGCTTGAGCAGAGCCTGGTTTCGGCGGATGACTACCCGATCCACGCGCTGACGCAGCGGCCGATGTTCATGTACCATTCCTGGGGCTCGCAGAATGCGTGGCTGCGGCAGGTGATGAACCAGAACAAGCTGTTCGTACATCGCGATCTCGCCGCAAGCCTGAACCTCGTGGATGACGACTGGGTCTGGATCGAAAGCCCGCACGGAAGGGTGCGCGGGCAGATTTCGCTGGTGGAGGGCGTGAACCCGCAGACGGTGTGGACCTGGAACGCAATCGGCAAGCGGCGGCGAACCTGGGGTCTGCACGAAAATGCCGGCGAATCAAATCGTGGCTTCCTGCTGAACCATGCCATTACCGAACTGCTGCCGCCGGATGCCACTGGCCGCCGGTTCTCCAATTCGGACCCGGTGACCGGGCAGGCCGCCTGGTTCGACCTGCGCATCCGCCTGATCAAATGCACGCCGGAAGAGGCCGGGAGCACCGAGCCTCTGGAACCGCCCGTCGAATTGCCGCCGGGCCTTTCCGAGGGACCCGACAAGCTCACCTACGGTGCGGAATTCAGGCCGGGCCACCCACACAAGGAGCGCGCGAAATGACCTGTCTTCCCGAAAAGACCGACCGCAAGCTCGGTCTCGCGATCGATCTCGATACCTGTGTCGGCTGCAATGCCTGCGTCACCTCCTGCAAGGAATGGAATGCGGGCGGCCACATGGCGCCGCTGACCGATCTCAACCCCTATGCCGACAAGGTGGACGGGGTGTTCTTCAACCGCGTCCACACCTATGAGCAGGATACGCCGAAGGGCGGTTCCACCATCCATTTCCCGCGCTCATGCCTGCATTGCGAGACGCCGGCCTGCGTCACGGTCTGTCCCACCGGCGCGTCCTACAAGCGCGCCTCGGATGGCATCGTGCTGGTGGACGAGGACAAGTGCATCGGCTGCAAGCTGTGCTCCTGGGCCTGTCCCTATGGCGCGCGGGAATTCGATGTCGATGTCGGCGTGATGAAGAAATGCACGCTCTGCGTCGACCGAATTTACAATGAAAACCTCGCCGAGGAGGATCGCGTGCCCGCCTGCGTCGCCGCCTGTCCCACCGGCGCGCGCCATTTCGGCGATTTCGGCGATCCGGATTCGGCGATCTCGAAGCTTTCGGAGGAACGCGGCGGCGTCGCGCTGATGCCCGAGCTTGGCTATAACCCCACCAACCGCTACCTGCCGCCGCGCCCGCGACGCGACGCCGCCACCGCGACGGATGCCCTGCCGCTTGAGGATGCTTCGCCAGAGGGCGGCTTTCTCGGCTGGGTCGACCGCATGCTTTCGAGGTAGACGCCGATGCATCCCGCCTTTTCCGTTATCTTCTTCACCACCGCGTCCGGCGCGGGTTACGGCCTGCTGTTCCTGCTCGGCCTTGCCGCCGCCTTCGGCCTGCTGCCGCCAGATCCGTGGCTCGGTCTCGTCGGCTTCGGCCTGTCGCTCGGCCTGATCTCGGCCGGGTTGTTGTCGTCCACCGCCCATCTCGGCCGTCCGGAGCGCGCCTGGCGCGCCTTCAGCCAGTGGCGGTCGTCATGGCTCTCGCGCGAAGGCGTGTCCTCTGTCGCGACCTATGTTCCTGCTGTCGCGCTCGCCTTCGGCTGGGTCATCCTGCAGGCCAGCGGCGGCTGGATGGCGCTTGCCGGCGGCCTTGCCGTCATTGGCGCGGTCGCGACCGTCATCATGACGGCGATGATCTACGCCTCGCTCAAGCCCGTCGCGGAATGGCATGGTCCCTGGACGCTGCCCGCCTATCTGGTCTTTGCCGCGATGACAGGTTTGACGCTGCTCAACGCATTGCTTGTAATCTTCGGCCCAGCCAGCCGGCTCGTTGCCGCGCTGGCGGTGCTCCTCGCGCTGGCAGGGTGGGCGGTCAAGCGCGGCTACTGGGCCTATCGCGACAGCGGCAAGGGTCAGCCCACCGCCAATCAGGCGCTCGGGCTGGGCGAGGGCCAAATCCGCCAGGTGCAGTCCCCGCACAGCGAGCAGAATTACCTGCTGAAGGAAATGGGCTATCGCGTCGCGCGCAAGCATGCCGCAAGGCTGCGCCTGATCGCGCAAGCGCTTGCCTTTGCCCTACCGGCGGCCTGTCTCGTGCTGTCGCTGCTGCTTCCCGGACCGCTGGCGCTGGTGCTCGCCCTTGCCGCCGTGCCCCTGCAACTTGCCGGCATGCTGGTCGAACGCTGGCTGTTCTTCGCCGAAGCGCGGCACACGGTGACGCTTTATTACGGCATGTGAGCGCCGCCGAAGCGGCAGGGCAGCTCAGAGGTCCTTCACCAGCCGCAGGGCGTCATAGATCGCCGCGTGGATGTTGCGGGCTGAAACCGCGTCTCCGATCCGGAACAGTTGATAGTTACCCTCGGGATTGCTGTGCACCGCTTGCGGGTCGCCCGCCACCAGCGCCTCGTAATCGACCGCGCCGAGATTGGACGATTCGGGTTTCAGTTCGAAATAGATATCGTCGAGCGGTCGTGTGCCGTGGTTGACGATCACCTGATCGACAGAGCGGGTGCGGGTCACGCCGCCATAATCGCTGTCGATCGTCGCCAGAAGCCGGTTGCCGTCGCGTTCCACGCGCTGCAGTTTCCATGTCACGGTGAAGGTCACGTCGCGCTTTTGCAGGGCGCGCATGAAGGGCGTCAGCGACATCGCCATCACCTCCGGCGCAAACGCCCGGTCGCGGGTCATGATCTCCACTTTCGCGCCGGTCTCGGCGATTTTTTCAGCGGCCTGAAGGGCCGGATAGTCGCCGGCATCGTCGTATATCAACACATTCTGGCCGGGTTTGACGTCTCCGGTCAGGATGTCCCAGGCGGAAACCACGAGGTCGTCACCCGCGCCCGTCACATCGGTGTGCGGCAGGCCGCCCGTGGCGATGATGACGATATCGGGCTTTTCCGCAAGCACCGCGTCGCCATCAACGAAACTGTTGAAATGGAAGGTGACGCCGAGCCGCCGACATTCGGCAAACCGCCAGTCGATGATCGATATCATCTCGCGGCGGCGCTCGCTCTGGGCGGCAAGCCGAACCTGGCCGCCGGGGTCGTTCGCCGCCTCATGCACGATCACGTCGTGACCGCGCTCGGCGGCCACGCGCGCGGCCTCCATGCCCGCCGGGCCCGCGCCGACAATCACGATGCGGCGTTTCATGTCAGCCGGGGGAATGGCGTGCGGCATGGTTTCCTCGCGGCCCGTGGCGGCGTTATGGACGCAGAAGGCGAGCCCGCCCTGATAGATCCTGTCGAGACAGTAGTTCGCGCCGACGCAGGGGCGGATGCGCTCTTCCTCGCCGGCGATGATCTTCGCCACGATATGCGGGTCTGTCATATGCGCGCGGGTCATGCCGACCATGTCGAGCTTGCCGCTGGCAATCGCGTGGCGGGCGGTCGCGACATCCTGGATCTTGGCGGCATGGAAGGTCGGGAAATCCGTCGCCACGCGGATTTCGCCCGCGAAATCGAGATGCGGGGCGCTGGCCATGCCCTGCACGGGGATAACGTCGGTCAGCCCGGCATCGGTATCGATATGGCCGCGCACGACATTGAGGAAGTCGACCAGCCCGCTCTCCTTCAGCCGGCGCGAAATCTCGAGACCGTCTTCGCGGTCGAACCCGCCCTCGAGCCGCTCGTCGCCGGTATAGCGCACGCCGACGATGAAATCCGGGCCGACGCGCCGACGGATTTCGCCCAGCACCTCGAAGGTGAACCGCAGCCGGTTATCGAGCGAGCCGCCATAGGGCGCGTCCAGATCATTGGTCAGCGGCGACCAGAACTGGTCCATCAGGTGGCCATAGGCCTGGATTTCGATACCGTCGAGACCGGCCGCCTGCATGCGTTCGGCGGCATCGGCATAATCGGTGATCAGGCGGGCGATATCCCAGTCCTCCGCCTTTTTCGGAAAGGCGCGGTGGGCCGCCTCGCGTTCGTGGCCGGCGGAGACGACCGGCAGCCAGTCGGCCTTGTCCCAGCGGGTGCGGCGGCCGAGATGGGTGAGCTGGATCATCACCGCGCAGTCATGCTCGTGACATTCGTCCGTGAGCTGCCGCATCCAGCCGACCACCTCGTCCTTCCAGGCGAGGATGTTGTTGAACACCGGCGGGCTGTCGCGCGCCACCGATGCCGAACCGGCGGTCATGGTCAGCGCCACGCCGGCGCGGGCGCGCTCGGCGTGATAGGCGCGATACCGCCCCTTCGGCATGCCGTCCTCCGGATAGGCAGGCTCGTGCGAGGAGATCATGATGCGGTTTTTCAGGGTGAGGTGCTTGAGCTGGTAAGGGTGCAGCAGCGGATCATTATGCATGACGGTCTCCTCTGGTTGGGAGAAGTTCGCCATAAATGTACATAACTGTCAAGTTAATCGACGTAAGCGTCTATTTTCTTGTTTCGTATCCGCCTTGCGGCTAGTCTTTGGCGCATGGATGCTGAAACGGAAAACACTGCCGGCTGGCGCGGCTCGCGCGCATTGTGGCTCGATGCGGCCCGGCAGGTCTTTGTCGAAACAGGGGTGGATGCGGTCAAGATCCAGCCGCTGGCCGAACGTCTCTCCTTGTCGCGGACCAGCTTCTACTGGTTTTTCAAGGATCGTGCGGCGCTGCTGAACGCGCTTCTGGAACATTGGGAAGAAACCAATACCGGCGCGCTGATCGACGCCTGCGATGCCTATGCCGAAACCCTGAGCGAGGCCATCCTCAACCTGATCAGCGTCTTCATCGCGGAAACGGATTTCGATCCGCGTCTCGATTTTTCGGTCCGCGGCTGGGCGGCGCAATCCGCCGATGTCATGGCCCGCGTCGCCAGCGCGGATGAGAGGCGGATCGCGGCCATCAAGGCGCTGTTCGTCCGCTTCGGCTTTGCGCCGGGGGAGGCGGATGTGCGGGCGCACGCGGTCTATCTGGTGCAGATCGGCTATATCTCGCTGCAGGTCTCGGAGGATACCGCCACGCGCGTGAACCGCGCTTCGGAATATGTCAGGATCTATACCGGCCGGACGCCGAGCGAGCGCGAACTCGCCCGCTTCCGCGCCCGTCATGAGTGCTGAGCCTGCACGGAGCCGGTCGCTGCCGCTCAGCAGGAGCGGAAGTGGATCTGCGGGCGGCCGTGATAGGGAGAGGCGCTGACGGCGGCGGAAACGCGAAAGACGCTTCCGATCATCTCTTCGGTCAACACGGTTTCGGGCGCGCCCGAGGCGACGATGGCGCCATCCTTCAGCACGATGATCCGGTCACAGAACATCGCGGCGAGATTGAGATCGTGCAGGGCAACGATGCTCGTCAGGTCCAGTTGCCGCACGGTGTGCAGGATCTCGATCTGATGGTGGATGTCGAGATGGTTGGTCGGTTCATCGAGGAACAGAACCCGCGGGCTCTGGGCAAGCGCGCGGGCGATGTGCACGCGTTGCCGCTCGCCGCCCGAAAGCGTCTGCCAGGACTGGTTCTGAAGCGGCTCCATGCCGACGCGCCGGAGTGCGTCGGATACCGCTTCCTGATCGGCCGAACTCCAGCCGGAAAGCGCCGAGCGATGGGGCGTGCGTCCCAGGCGGACGACGTCGCGGACCGTGACATTGGTATCGGTCGCCGCATTTTGCTGAACGAATGCCACCTCGCGCGCCAGCAAGCGTCGGGGCACGTGGGCGATGTTGCGGCCATGGATCTCGACATGGCCGCGATCCGGCCGCTTCAGGCCGGCAAGGAGCCTTAGCAACGAGGACTTGCCCGAGCCGTTCGGCCCGATCAGTCCGAGGGTTTCGCCCTCCCGCACGTCAAGGCTGACATTCTTCACGATGACCTTTCGCCGGACGCCCCAGCTTAACTGGTCTGCAACGACGCTCATGTCCGGGGCCTCGCGCGATAGAGGATGATGGCGAAGAACGGTACGCCGACCAGCGCGGTGACAACCCCGATCGGAATGGTCTGCTGCGGCACCAGCACGCGGGAGGCGATGTCGGCGATGACCATGAAGACGGCGCCGAGGATCGCCGAGGCGGGCAGGAGGCGCATATGCACCGGCCCCACGACATAACGCGCGGCATGCGGCACCACCAGCCCGACAAAGCCGATCGCGCCGACCTGGCTGACGATCGTCGCCGTCATCAGCGCCGTGACCCCGAACAGGATCAGCCGCGTGCGGGCCACGGGGATGCCGAGGGCTGCGGCATCCTCGTCGCCGAAGGTGAACGCGTCGAGCGTGCGGGCCATCCATATGCAGATCGCGAGGCAGATGCACAGCACCACGGCCAGCAACTGAAATTCGGGCCAGCGGACGCCGCCGAAACTGCCGAGCAGCCAGAACATGACATTGCGCGCCTGCTGGGCATTGGCGGAGGTGGTGACGATATAGGCGGTGAGCGCATTGAACAGCTGCGAGGCCGCGACGCCGGCGAGGATCGTATGGCTCGGGCCGCTGGTCGCGCCATTCGAGAGCAGGGCCACCAGCGCGAAGGCGGCAAAGGCGCCAACGAAGGCGCCGAGCGACAGCGACACGGCGCCCGCGCCGATGCCCAGCACGATGACGCAGACGGCGCCGGTCGAGGCTCCCGCCGAGACGCCGAGCACGAACGGCTCCGCCAGCGCATTGCGCAACAGCGCCTGCAGGATGGCCCCGCAGATCGCCAGACCCGCGCCGCAGAGCGCTGCAACGAGGCTCCGGCTCAGCCGGAGGTTCCAGACCACGCTCTGTTCGATCCTGGGAATATCGGCGGTCGTCAGGCCGAAATGATTGGTAACCGCCAGAAAGACGGATCTGACAGGTATGTTGTAGTCGCCGATCGCGGTCGCAAAGGCGATCACGCCGATCAGGACAATGGCCGACCCGGCCAGCAGCAGGGCCAGCCTGAGGCCGGCCCGCGTGTCATCCGCGGTGTTCATTTCGAAAGGTCGATCGCCTCGAGCTGTCGGGCGATTTCCTCGGCGCCGTAGAGCGTGCGAATGCTGGGGTTCATGGCCGCCCCGTTCATGACCACGATGCGCCCCTTGCTGACGGCGTCCATCTGGCTCACGGTCGGATCGGACTCAAGGAATTCGATCTTGTGTTCGGCGGTGTCGAGGTCCCACCGGTTGCGGTCAACCTGCGCGGCGACGATGATGGTGGGGTCGGCCGCCATGATGCCTTCCCAGTTGGAAGTCGGCCACTCCGCCTTGGTGTCGAGTGCGTTGCGACCGCCGAGAAGGTCGGCGATGAAGCCGGAAGGGCCGTTGCCGCCGCCCAGATAGGCGTCGTCGGCGGGCGACGGGCTCGAGAACCAGAACAGAAATGTCAGGTCCTCGTTTTTGGAGAATCGATCGCGCAGCGCCTGTTCGCGCGCCTTGAAGTCGGCGATGAGGGCCTGTCCGCGGTCCTCGACATCGAAGATTCGGGCAAGATCGTCGATCTCCTTGTAGAGGAGATCCATGTTCCAGAGCTGGTCGCGGCTTCCATAGGCGTCGCCCGTATCCAGCGTGGTCGAGCAGGCGCTCGGCGAGAGGTAGGCGGGAATGCCCAGGCTTTCGAAGTCGTCGCGCTTGGCCAGTTTGCTGTCCGGTCCCATCAGGATCGGCAGCATCGCCGCGACGAAATCGGGCTGCTGCTCCAGGACGGACTCCAGCGTGGGAAACTCGACGCTCAACAGCTTGACCTTTGCATTGGCCTCCGCCAGTTCGGGCAGAACCTCATTGGGCCAGAAGGCGGTGGCCGCCATCCTGTCTTCCAGGCCCAGCAACAGCATGATTTCGGCGCTGTTCTGGCCAAGCGCAACGGCATGTTCCGGCGCCTTTTCGAAGACCACGGTTGCACCGCAGTTTTCGATCGTGAGCGGGTAGGAGGTGGAAGCGGCCAGCGTCGGCACAGCCGTCAGTCCAATGATCATGCTGCCAATGATGCCCAGCGTCTTCTGCATATCCATGTCGGGTCCCGTTCGCTTGTGTCGTCGGACCGCTCTT from Martelella mediterranea DSM 17316 carries:
- a CDS encoding dimethyl sulfoxide reductase anchor subunit family protein, yielding MHPAFSVIFFTTASGAGYGLLFLLGLAAAFGLLPPDPWLGLVGFGLSLGLISAGLLSSTAHLGRPERAWRAFSQWRSSWLSREGVSSVATYVPAVALAFGWVILQASGGWMALAGGLAVIGAVATVIMTAMIYASLKPVAEWHGPWTLPAYLVFAAMTGLTLLNALLVIFGPASRLVAALAVLLALAGWAVKRGYWAYRDSGKGQPTANQALGLGEGQIRQVQSPHSEQNYLLKEMGYRVARKHAARLRLIAQALAFALPAACLVLSLLLPGPLALVLALAAVPLQLAGMLVERWLFFAEARHTVTLYYGM
- a CDS encoding NADH:flavin oxidoreductase encodes the protein MHNDPLLHPYQLKHLTLKNRIMISSHEPAYPEDGMPKGRYRAYHAERARAGVALTMTAGSASVARDSPPVFNNILAWKDEVVGWMRQLTDECHEHDCAVMIQLTHLGRRTRWDKADWLPVVSAGHEREAAHRAFPKKAEDWDIARLITDYADAAERMQAAGLDGIEIQAYGHLMDQFWSPLTNDLDAPYGGSLDNRLRFTFEVLGEIRRRVGPDFIVGVRYTGDERLEGGFDREDGLEISRRLKESGLVDFLNVVRGHIDTDAGLTDVIPVQGMASAPHLDFAGEIRVATDFPTFHAAKIQDVATARHAIASGKLDMVGMTRAHMTDPHIVAKIIAGEEERIRPCVGANYCLDRIYQGGLAFCVHNAATGREETMPHAIPPADMKRRIVIVGAGPAGMEAARVAAERGHDVIVHEAANDPGGQVRLAAQSERRREMISIIDWRFAECRRLGVTFHFNSFVDGDAVLAEKPDIVIIATGGLPHTDVTGAGDDLVVSAWDILTGDVKPGQNVLIYDDAGDYPALQAAEKIAETGAKVEIMTRDRAFAPEVMAMSLTPFMRALQKRDVTFTVTWKLQRVERDGNRLLATIDSDYGGVTRTRSVDQVIVNHGTRPLDDIYFELKPESSNLGAVDYEALVAGDPQAVHSNPEGNYQLFRIGDAVSARNIHAAIYDALRLVKDL
- a CDS encoding TetR/AcrR family transcriptional regulator; amino-acid sequence: MDAETENTAGWRGSRALWLDAARQVFVETGVDAVKIQPLAERLSLSRTSFYWFFKDRAALLNALLEHWEETNTGALIDACDAYAETLSEAILNLISVFIAETDFDPRLDFSVRGWAAQSADVMARVASADERRIAAIKALFVRFGFAPGEADVRAHAVYLVQIGYISLQVSEDTATRVNRASEYVRIYTGRTPSERELARFRARHEC
- a CDS encoding ABC transporter ATP-binding protein, whose amino-acid sequence is MSVVADQLSWGVRRKVIVKNVSLDVREGETLGLIGPNGSGKSSLLRLLAGLKRPDRGHVEIHGRNIAHVPRRLLAREVAFVQQNAATDTNVTVRDVVRLGRTPHRSALSGWSSADQEAVSDALRRVGMEPLQNQSWQTLSGGERQRVHIARALAQSPRVLFLDEPTNHLDIHHQIEILHTVRQLDLTSIVALHDLNLAAMFCDRIIVLKDGAIVASGAPETVLTEEMIGSVFRVSAAVSASPYHGRPQIHFRSC
- a CDS encoding FecCD family ABC transporter permease — encoded protein: MNTADDTRAGLRLALLLAGSAIVLIGVIAFATAIGDYNIPVRSVFLAVTNHFGLTTADIPRIEQSVVWNLRLSRSLVAALCGAGLAICGAILQALLRNALAEPFVLGVSAGASTGAVCVIVLGIGAGAVSLSLGAFVGAFAAFALVALLSNGATSGPSHTILAGVAASQLFNALTAYIVTTSANAQQARNVMFWLLGSFGGVRWPEFQLLAVVLCICLAICIWMARTLDAFTFGDEDAAALGIPVARTRLILFGVTALMTATIVSQVGAIGFVGLVVPHAARYVVGPVHMRLLPASAILGAVFMVIADIASRVLVPQQTIPIGVVTALVGVPFFAIILYRARPRT
- a CDS encoding ABC transporter substrate-binding protein; translation: MDMQKTLGIIGSMIIGLTAVPTLAASTSYPLTIENCGATVVFEKAPEHAVALGQNSAEIMLLLGLEDRMAATAFWPNEVLPELAEANAKVKLLSVEFPTLESVLEQQPDFVAAMLPILMGPDSKLAKRDDFESLGIPAYLSPSACSTTLDTGDAYGSRDQLWNMDLLYKEIDDLARIFDVEDRGQALIADFKAREQALRDRFSKNEDLTFLFWFSSPSPADDAYLGGGNGPSGFIADLLGGRNALDTKAEWPTSNWEGIMAADPTIIVAAQVDRNRWDLDTAEHKIEFLESDPTVSQMDAVSKGRIVVMNGAAMNPSIRTLYGAEEIARQLEAIDLSK